One genomic window of Sphingobacterium oryzagri includes the following:
- a CDS encoding phenylacetate--CoA ligase family protein, producing the protein MEQKNVMERQSPAEIKAYQEELLRRQLLYLQEKSPFYKQLFAAAAIDINLIQTLEDLTLIPTTSKDDIQQRNADFFCVDAAEIIDYCSTSGTLGRPVSFGLTDADLERLAYNEMRSFQTIGVQQGDIVQLMTTMDRRFMAGLAYFLGLRKLGAGVLRIGSGIPQMQWDSILQYKPRFLIAVPSFLLKMIEYAEQHGIDYRQSSVEAVLCIGESLRDTQFNDSLLTSRIKEKWPIKLHSTYASTEMGSAFTECDHFCGGHVHEDLIITEVLDEQEQPVADGESGELVITTLGIQGVPLLRFKTGDIVRRHVEPCACGRQTYRIGPVEGRKQHMVKYKGTTLYPPAMHDLLVGFAQIEHHVIEILDNAIGTDEIVVYISVKEPSDELLAEIKDHFRAKLRVSPRIEWRTAEELQKVIFNPLSRKPITFLDKRKANL; encoded by the coding sequence ATGGAGCAAAAAAACGTGATGGAAAGGCAATCGCCAGCAGAAATAAAGGCGTACCAGGAAGAGTTATTGCGCCGGCAGTTACTATATCTGCAAGAAAAATCGCCTTTTTATAAACAGCTGTTTGCTGCTGCGGCAATTGACATCAACCTCATCCAGACTTTAGAAGATCTGACCCTTATTCCTACCACAAGCAAGGATGATATCCAGCAACGTAATGCCGATTTTTTTTGTGTAGATGCTGCCGAGATTATTGATTATTGTTCTACCTCGGGGACGTTGGGGCGGCCGGTTTCCTTTGGGCTGACTGATGCAGATCTCGAGCGCCTGGCTTACAATGAAATGCGCTCTTTTCAAACGATTGGCGTGCAGCAAGGTGATATCGTGCAGTTGATGACCACGATGGATCGCCGTTTTATGGCTGGCCTGGCTTACTTTTTGGGTCTGCGCAAGTTGGGCGCGGGCGTTTTACGCATCGGTTCTGGTATTCCTCAAATGCAGTGGGATTCGATCTTGCAATATAAACCTCGCTTTTTAATTGCTGTACCGTCTTTTTTATTAAAAATGATCGAGTATGCCGAACAACATGGTATCGATTATCGGCAGTCGAGCGTGGAAGCCGTGTTGTGTATAGGTGAGTCGTTGCGCGATACGCAATTTAACGACTCGCTGCTGACGAGCAGAATCAAAGAGAAGTGGCCCATCAAGCTACACTCTACTTACGCCTCTACCGAAATGGGATCGGCCTTTACCGAATGCGATCATTTTTGCGGTGGCCACGTGCATGAAGATTTAATTATCACGGAGGTGCTCGATGAACAGGAGCAACCTGTGGCCGACGGCGAAAGTGGCGAGTTGGTGATTACGACGCTCGGCATTCAGGGGGTTCCGCTGCTTCGTTTCAAAACCGGTGATATTGTGCGCCGTCACGTAGAGCCTTGTGCTTGTGGTCGACAGACGTATCGTATTGGTCCGGTAGAAGGACGAAAACAGCATATGGTAAAATACAAGGGTACAACGTTGTATCCGCCGGCTATGCATGATTTGTTGGTTGGTTTTGCACAGATCGAACACCATGTTATCGAAATCTTGGATAATGCAATAGGCACTGATGAAATCGTGGTCTATATCAGTGTAAAAGAACCGTCTGATGAGCTCTTGGCAGAAATCAAAGATCATTTCCGCGCAAAACTACGCGTTAGTCCACGTATCGAGTGGCGAACGGCGGAAGAATTGCAAAAGGTGATTTTTAATCCGCTGAGCCGTAAGCCAATAACGTTTTTGGATAAGCGGAAGGCTAATCTCTAA
- a CDS encoding phytoene desaturase family protein — MRNVKSVRDRYDVIIVGSGLGGLVTAVTLAKEGKHVCVLEKNNQFGGNLQTFSRNKKIFDTGVHYLGGLAVGQNLYQYFDYLGIMDELQLEAMPMVFDEVLFGDEAIRFPIAQGYTAFVDHLAQFFPDERATLLQYVEDLQYTCRAFPLYYVEDGEGYKSTVLHTSVSAYMQKLTNNERLRAVLVGNNFLYGGEEHKTPFYVYALALNSYIMSAYRCTLGGSQISKLLIKRLRALGGEAYKREEVTDVVVENGAVVRVETHSGKQLQADQYVLNIDPKRALQMVGKENFRKTYFDRIQELPVTTSCFSVHVVLKPQKIAYAAHNLYYHDSMDSVWQATHDDEATWPTMFMLSMNKDPQHPAYAETLTLLSYMDFDAVAPWAHTFNTAASPAARGEDYDLFKQRKAKLLIDKLKTYLPEIDAAIAQLYVATPLSYRDYIGVHRGNLYGHSKDVADPLKTFMSPKTKISNLFLTGHAVYMHGVLGVTIGAMATCAEMIGKSNLLEKIRQAVDRTKEKQSSGGVQ, encoded by the coding sequence ATGAGAAACGTGAAGTCCGTTCGAGACAGATATGATGTAATAATTGTTGGAAGTGGCCTGGGCGGGTTGGTAACTGCGGTTACGCTGGCCAAGGAAGGCAAGCATGTATGCGTGCTGGAGAAAAATAACCAATTTGGCGGTAATCTGCAGACTTTCTCGCGGAATAAAAAAATCTTCGATACTGGCGTGCATTATCTTGGCGGATTGGCTGTCGGGCAAAACCTCTACCAATATTTCGATTATCTGGGTATCATGGATGAGCTTCAACTGGAGGCGATGCCAATGGTGTTTGATGAGGTATTGTTTGGCGATGAAGCGATTCGCTTTCCTATAGCGCAGGGCTACACCGCTTTTGTTGATCATCTTGCTCAATTTTTTCCAGACGAGCGGGCTACCTTGCTGCAATATGTAGAAGATTTGCAATACACTTGTCGGGCTTTCCCCTTGTACTATGTAGAAGATGGCGAAGGCTACAAATCGACCGTTTTGCACACGAGTGTAAGCGCCTACATGCAGAAGCTTACCAACAATGAGCGCCTACGCGCGGTATTGGTGGGTAATAATTTTCTGTATGGCGGAGAAGAGCACAAAACGCCTTTTTATGTCTATGCGCTTGCACTGAATTCCTATATCATGAGTGCCTACCGCTGCACCTTGGGCGGAAGTCAAATCAGCAAGTTACTGATTAAGCGCCTCCGCGCGCTTGGAGGCGAAGCATACAAACGAGAAGAAGTGACGGATGTAGTCGTTGAAAACGGTGCTGTTGTGCGTGTTGAAACGCACAGCGGAAAGCAGCTACAGGCTGACCAATACGTGCTTAATATCGATCCGAAGCGGGCTTTACAGATGGTGGGTAAAGAAAATTTCAGAAAGACGTATTTTGATCGTATTCAGGAATTGCCGGTCACGACCTCGTGCTTTAGCGTGCACGTGGTGTTAAAACCCCAAAAAATAGCGTATGCAGCTCACAACCTATATTATCACGATAGTATGGATTCGGTGTGGCAGGCTACACACGACGATGAAGCTACCTGGCCGACGATGTTTATGCTGTCGATGAACAAAGACCCACAGCATCCGGCATATGCAGAGACGCTAACGCTGTTGTCGTATATGGATTTTGATGCCGTAGCGCCATGGGCGCATACGTTTAACACCGCTGCTTCTCCCGCTGCGCGAGGCGAAGACTACGACCTATTCAAGCAGCGAAAGGCCAAATTGCTTATCGATAAACTCAAAACTTATTTGCCGGAGATCGATGCGGCGATTGCCCAGTTGTATGTAGCGACGCCGTTATCCTATCGTGATTATATCGGTGTGCATCGGGGTAATCTTTACGGCCATAGTAAAGATGTGGCCGACCCGCTGAAGACATTTATGTCACCGAAAACTAAAATTAGCAACCTTTTTCTGACCGGACATGCCGTGTATATGCATGGTGTGCTGGGTGTCACAATAGGGGCAATGGCTACCTGTGCGGAAATGATAGGCAAGTCAAACTTGCTGGAAAAAATACGGCAAGCCGTTGATCGCACGAAAGAAAAACAATCTTCGGGCGGTGTACAATGA
- a CDS encoding 1-acyl-sn-glycerol-3-phosphate acyltransferase — MEALFYHIYCLVQRRKIFFLAVALLFLATCTWIASKIRFEEDITQVIPVNEDPDELTRALKQVNFADKITVRFTKEASGNTALLVDMASQFVDSLASDSLYVRAISGKIDQEAMEQTYDFVYQHLPLVLDSALYRKLDTLLSPAAIAERVRQNYNALLSPTGFVVARYMQQDPLGLGLLGLEKIRKQGLGDNFILMDGFIATKDSSQILLFVDPVFQGADTDHNIRFVDHLEQLRNRLQSQFKAGASIAYYGSAFIAVANAKQIKTDILTTVLVSMSVLMLLLIFFYKRAYIPILVFIPTVFAVLFALACLYLYKPVISAISLSIGAVLLGITIDYTLHVLTHFKKSADVRALYQELTRPLLMSGATNAVAFLCLLFVHSKALIDLGIFASICIFSSSVFTLLIIPHLYKPKREIRYNSLIDRLAAFPFERSKLLIGLCLLLLLLSFFTSGRVGYNNNLADLNFIPAEQRQVEAELDALMNTSAKSLYLVATGSDFETVAKKVDHLNRSLASAQQRGWIKSYTGMTAVPLSATAQRQKIREWNAFWQMRSKEKVIADLQSAGGMFGFSSETHMDFYRLLQKDHQPMSVAELKQQNILGYADFAAEKDGFYTLSTLVKLDESQRITFLDALKKTDDVLVIDRQNLNEHFLGQLRNDFNRLVGYSFFAVLLILWIFFRRIELVLLSAIPIALTGLITTGLMGLFGLEFNIFSAIVCTLVFGHGVDFSIFMTAALQKQYSTGRDELQTYRTSILLAVLTTVLAIGALIFAKHPALLSIASVSLIGVFAAVIVTFVFYPILFRFFISDRAKQGKSPFTIRILLFSILFFVYYGLGCVILSFFCRTLLLLIPIGKARRERVFRKMMASFMKSVLYLHPYTSNKTYNPYHETFEKPAIIIANHSSFLDTLSLGMLVPRAIFLVNDWVWNSPIFGRAVKALGFYPVSQGLEGGVDFLREKMQQGYSLIVFPEGTRSYDNVVKRFHKGAFYLAEQFDADIVPIYLLGNGDVLPKGDILIFGGALSPVIGKRMAPGEWLQGRNYAAGTKEVTKYFRQQYRRWRLEIEGRDYFRNKLLLAYYFKDEEILQAVKRDFKNFAAYYDELNRLLGEQVKITHLSESYGQFDYLLSLQNGYRKVRGIIADEEKRSVAESIYWSRWRDVSFSDQIDTEGGILLIHPAYTRLADWQDSLHIFQEIYTFKEEPLLQNSGWKATVLSACVIRYEKREVRSRQI; from the coding sequence ATGGAAGCTCTATTTTACCATATCTACTGCCTTGTGCAGCGACGTAAAATCTTCTTTTTGGCGGTTGCCTTGCTCTTTTTAGCAACGTGTACCTGGATCGCTTCAAAAATCCGTTTTGAAGAAGATATTACGCAGGTCATTCCGGTAAATGAAGATCCCGATGAACTCACCCGTGCACTAAAGCAGGTTAATTTTGCCGATAAGATCACGGTGCGCTTTACGAAGGAAGCCAGCGGAAATACAGCCCTATTAGTCGATATGGCAAGCCAATTTGTTGATTCTCTGGCGAGTGATAGCCTGTATGTACGGGCCATTTCCGGAAAGATTGATCAGGAAGCGATGGAGCAAACCTATGATTTTGTGTATCAGCATTTGCCCCTTGTGCTTGATTCAGCACTGTATAGGAAGCTGGATACCCTGCTTTCTCCTGCCGCCATTGCCGAGCGTGTACGCCAAAATTATAATGCATTGCTTTCCCCAACAGGATTTGTTGTTGCCCGTTATATGCAGCAAGATCCGCTTGGCTTAGGCTTGCTTGGGCTGGAAAAGATAAGAAAGCAAGGGCTTGGTGACAACTTTATTTTAATGGATGGTTTTATCGCGACGAAAGATAGTAGTCAGATTCTACTCTTTGTAGATCCTGTATTTCAGGGAGCAGATACCGATCATAATATCCGCTTTGTCGATCATTTAGAACAATTGCGCAATCGATTGCAGTCCCAGTTTAAGGCAGGTGCTTCGATCGCTTATTACGGATCGGCTTTTATCGCGGTGGCCAATGCCAAACAGATCAAAACAGATATTTTGACCACGGTGTTGGTTTCCATGTCGGTGCTTATGCTGCTGCTGATCTTTTTTTATAAACGGGCGTATATCCCCATTTTGGTGTTTATCCCCACCGTCTTTGCGGTACTCTTTGCGTTAGCCTGTTTGTATCTCTACAAACCCGTAATTTCTGCGATATCGCTCAGTATTGGCGCGGTGTTATTAGGCATAACGATCGACTATACCTTACATGTACTCACGCATTTTAAAAAATCGGCTGATGTAAGAGCACTTTATCAGGAGCTGACGCGCCCGCTGTTAATGAGTGGTGCGACCAATGCTGTTGCTTTTCTATGTTTGCTGTTTGTGCATTCCAAAGCGTTAATCGACCTCGGAATATTTGCATCGATCTGCATTTTTTCATCCTCGGTATTTACGTTGTTGATCATTCCGCACTTGTATAAACCCAAGCGGGAGATTCGCTATAATTCGCTCATTGATCGGCTGGCCGCTTTCCCTTTCGAGCGCAGCAAGCTGCTTATCGGCCTCTGCCTATTGCTCTTGTTGCTTAGTTTTTTCACAAGTGGACGCGTAGGTTATAATAATAATCTGGCGGATTTAAATTTTATACCTGCAGAGCAACGCCAGGTGGAAGCGGAGCTGGATGCGCTCATGAATACGTCTGCGAAATCGCTCTATCTGGTGGCTACTGGTTCAGATTTTGAAACCGTTGCCAAAAAGGTAGACCATTTGAATCGGTCGCTGGCCAGCGCACAGCAGCGCGGATGGATCAAAAGCTATACCGGTATGACGGCCGTTCCGCTCTCTGCCACCGCGCAACGACAAAAAATCCGCGAGTGGAATGCTTTTTGGCAAATGAGGTCTAAAGAAAAGGTGATAGCCGACCTGCAATCGGCGGGAGGTATGTTTGGATTTTCTTCGGAAACTCATATGGACTTTTACAGGCTGCTGCAAAAAGATCATCAACCGATGTCTGTGGCTGAGCTAAAGCAGCAAAATATACTGGGCTATGCTGATTTTGCGGCCGAGAAAGATGGTTTTTATACCTTGTCGACCTTGGTAAAACTGGATGAAAGCCAACGAATCACTTTTTTGGATGCCTTAAAGAAAACGGATGATGTATTGGTCATCGATCGGCAAAACTTAAATGAACATTTTCTCGGCCAGCTGCGTAACGACTTTAATCGATTGGTGGGCTACTCTTTCTTTGCGGTGTTATTGATCCTTTGGATCTTTTTCCGACGCATCGAACTGGTCTTGCTAAGCGCTATACCCATTGCGCTTACCGGGCTTATCACAACCGGTCTGATGGGGCTTTTCGGATTGGAATTTAATATTTTTAGCGCCATTGTTTGTACACTCGTCTTCGGGCATGGCGTAGATTTCAGTATTTTCATGACGGCGGCGTTGCAAAAACAATACAGCACCGGCAGAGACGAACTGCAAACCTACAGAACATCCATCTTGTTGGCGGTGCTGACCACCGTTTTGGCCATTGGCGCATTGATCTTCGCTAAGCATCCTGCGCTACTCTCTATCGCCTCGGTTTCGCTCATCGGCGTGTTTGCAGCCGTTATCGTCACCTTCGTTTTCTACCCCATTCTTTTTCGCTTTTTTATCAGCGATCGTGCAAAGCAAGGCAAGTCGCCATTTACCATCCGTATTTTGCTGTTTTCTATACTGTTCTTTGTGTACTATGGTTTAGGCTGTGTGATCCTTTCGTTTTTCTGTCGCACGTTGCTTTTGCTGATTCCTATCGGAAAAGCGCGTCGCGAACGGGTGTTCCGAAAAATGATGGCGTCGTTTATGAAGTCTGTGCTGTATTTACACCCTTACACGAGCAATAAAACCTATAATCCATACCACGAGACTTTTGAAAAGCCTGCTATCATCATCGCCAATCACAGCTCCTTTTTAGACACGTTATCGTTGGGCATGCTGGTGCCCAGAGCGATTTTCTTAGTCAATGATTGGGTGTGGAACTCGCCAATTTTTGGCCGCGCGGTAAAAGCCTTGGGCTTTTATCCGGTAAGCCAAGGTCTCGAAGGTGGTGTCGACTTCCTGCGAGAAAAAATGCAACAAGGCTATTCGTTAATTGTCTTTCCGGAGGGCACCCGTTCGTATGATAATGTGGTGAAGCGCTTTCACAAAGGCGCATTTTATTTGGCGGAGCAATTTGATGCGGATATCGTTCCTATCTATCTGTTGGGCAATGGCGATGTTTTGCCAAAAGGCGATATCCTTATTTTTGGCGGTGCGCTTTCCCCCGTTATTGGCAAGCGGATGGCGCCGGGCGAATGGCTACAAGGGCGTAATTATGCTGCTGGAACAAAGGAAGTGACCAAATATTTTAGGCAACAATACCGACGCTGGCGTCTGGAGATAGAAGGTCGTGATTATTTCAGGAATAAGCTGTTGTTGGCCTATTATTTTAAAGATGAAGAGATTTTACAAGCCGTAAAGCGGGACTTTAAAAATTTTGCCGCGTATTATGATGAATTAAACAGGCTGCTCGGTGAGCAAGTGAAGATTACGCACCTTTCTGAGAGTTACGGACAATTTGATTATCTGCTGTCTTTGCAAAATGGTTATCGAAAAGTGCGGGGTATTATCGCCGACGAAGAGAAGCGATCTGTAGCTGAAAGTATATACTGGAGCAGGTGGCGCGATGTGTCCTTTTCCGATCAGATCGATACGGAAGGGGGTATTCTCTTGATTCATCCGGCATATACGCGCCTGGCAGATTGGCAAGATAGTTTGCACATTTTTCAAGAAATATATACCTTTAAGGAAGAACCGCTATTGCAAAATTCCGGTTGGAAAGCCACCGTGCTTTCTGCATGTGTAATACGCTATGAGAAACGTGAAGTCCGTTCGAGACAGATATGA
- a CDS encoding DUF2062 domain-containing protein: MMEEQAIIKEQLHALGIVVIIPTYNNARTLRRVLDGVLLYTDAIIVVNDGSTDGTAQILESYPQVDLLTFTQNQGKGMALRAGIKQARKHQFSYAITIDSDGQHYPSDIPVFVKELARAEKPTLLIGSRNMRQDAVPRKSSFGNRFSNFWFWFETGIRLTDTQSGFRAYPLRAISGRFYTRKFEFEIEIIVRAAWRAVPVKNVPIEVLYDPEERVSHFRPFKDFTRISILNTVLVFLTFFYILPRNFFRSFKKKSLLDFFRENILGSEDSPEKKALSIGLGVFMGIAPFWGFQTAITITLAVFFRLNKVLAFAFSNISFAPLIPLVIYASLLVGGLVFPSSPAFQLDNVSLATIQTHLWQYLVGSLLLAASMALLFGSVSYLLLKINQRKSVSTR; the protein is encoded by the coding sequence ATGATGGAAGAGCAGGCGATTATCAAGGAGCAGCTACACGCATTGGGCATAGTCGTTATCATACCGACTTACAACAATGCGCGCACCCTACGGCGTGTACTGGATGGCGTATTGCTGTATACTGATGCGATTATCGTTGTCAATGACGGCTCAACCGACGGTACGGCGCAAATATTGGAAAGCTATCCACAAGTCGATCTGTTGACGTTTACGCAAAACCAGGGTAAAGGCATGGCCTTACGCGCTGGTATCAAACAGGCCCGAAAGCATCAGTTTTCTTATGCGATTACGATCGATTCGGATGGGCAGCATTACCCGAGCGATATCCCGGTGTTTGTAAAGGAACTTGCCCGCGCAGAAAAGCCGACATTGCTCATCGGCAGTCGCAATATGCGGCAGGATGCTGTGCCCCGAAAAAGCAGCTTTGGTAACCGTTTTTCCAATTTTTGGTTTTGGTTTGAGACGGGCATACGGCTCACCGATACGCAATCAGGCTTTCGCGCCTATCCTTTGCGGGCCATATCCGGAAGATTCTACACCCGGAAATTCGAATTTGAAATCGAAATCATCGTCCGTGCAGCCTGGCGCGCTGTGCCCGTTAAAAATGTGCCTATCGAGGTCCTTTACGATCCGGAAGAACGGGTATCTCATTTTCGACCTTTTAAAGATTTTACCCGAATCAGTATACTCAACACGGTGCTGGTTTTTCTGACATTCTTTTATATATTACCCCGGAACTTTTTCAGGAGTTTCAAAAAAAAAAGCTTACTAGATTTCTTTCGTGAAAATATATTGGGTAGTGAAGATTCTCCAGAAAAAAAGGCGCTATCTATCGGCTTAGGCGTTTTTATGGGTATTGCACCCTTTTGGGGTTTTCAAACGGCTATCACCATCACATTAGCCGTATTTTTTCGGTTGAATAAAGTGCTGGCTTTTGCTTTTTCCAATATCAGCTTTGCGCCATTGATTCCATTAGTCATTTATGCGTCGCTCCTTGTCGGCGGTCTGGTCTTTCCTTCTAGCCCCGCCTTTCAGTTGGACAACGTTTCGCTGGCAACCATCCAGACTCACCTATGGCAGTATTTGGTGGGCAGTTTGCTACTGGCCGCATCCATGGCTTTGCTTTTCGGATCGGTTAGTTATCTGCTTTTAAAAATCAATCAACGAAAATCGGTGTCAACGCGCTAA
- a CDS encoding outer membrane lipoprotein carrier protein LolA: MRSKILYVLLCLLPFSLLAQTRSMTAAEVTAFQKTLQKATQIQTLSADFMQYKHMSFMKKPVESTGKIYLKHPDRFSWSYITPFSYKMVYKDKKVFVRENGKTKTLDIGNSKQFEKISNLVTSSMRGAGYNEREFAVTYLKKDGANAVKLVPKMKDAAKYIKEILLVFAKSDQQVEQVVLTEPSNDYTRFILKNRKVNAQINESVFNL, from the coding sequence ATGAGAAGTAAGATTTTATATGTTCTGCTGTGTTTGCTCCCTTTTTCGCTACTGGCGCAAACGCGTAGTATGACTGCTGCGGAGGTTACCGCCTTTCAAAAGACGCTTCAAAAAGCCACACAGATACAAACATTATCCGCCGATTTTATGCAGTACAAGCACATGAGCTTTATGAAAAAGCCTGTAGAGTCTACCGGAAAAATCTATTTAAAGCATCCCGATCGGTTTAGTTGGTCATACATTACGCCGTTTTCTTATAAGATGGTGTATAAGGATAAAAAAGTGTTTGTCCGGGAAAACGGTAAGACCAAAACATTGGATATCGGGAATAGTAAGCAATTTGAAAAGATCAGTAATTTGGTGACATCGAGTATGCGGGGTGCCGGGTATAACGAGCGGGAATTTGCGGTGACCTATCTGAAGAAAGATGGTGCCAACGCGGTTAAACTCGTTCCAAAAATGAAGGATGCTGCAAAATATATCAAAGAAATATTGCTGGTTTTTGCGAAGTCAGATCAGCAAGTTGAACAAGTGGTATTAACGGAACCTTCCAATGATTACACCAGGTTTATTCTAAAAAACAGAAAAGTTAACGCGCAAATAAATGAATCGGTTTTTAATCTTTAG
- a CDS encoding polysaccharide deacetylase family protein produces MPCFVVLAFFAIAIGIVYELWYFLIAVLCLASCFTAWGAFDIRLGYFTPTYVKQKNSTEKLLALTFDDGPTPFTADIMALLDQYDSKATFFCIGKQMERYPELTRQLLANGHQIGNHTYSHSTNFGFLSTDEVVAEIEKCNAVLAKCTQTQTSLFRPPFGVTNPSVARAVKQLKPLVIGWSNRSLDTVITDEDRIFRRVVRKLQAGDIILFHDTSARTVNVLRKFLPYLKAEGYRCVSVDDLLNLHNHEK; encoded by the coding sequence ATGCCTTGCTTTGTTGTGCTAGCATTTTTTGCTATCGCGATTGGCATCGTTTACGAGCTTTGGTACTTTTTAATCGCTGTGTTGTGCCTGGCATCATGCTTTACGGCCTGGGGCGCGTTTGATATCCGATTAGGTTATTTTACGCCAACCTACGTTAAGCAAAAAAACAGCACAGAAAAGTTGCTGGCGTTGACGTTTGACGATGGACCGACACCTTTTACCGCCGATATCATGGCGCTGCTGGATCAATATGATAGCAAAGCCACTTTTTTCTGTATCGGCAAGCAAATGGAGCGCTACCCGGAGCTGACCAGGCAGCTACTGGCTAACGGACACCAAATCGGCAACCATACGTATAGCCATAGCACAAATTTCGGCTTTTTATCCACCGATGAGGTGGTTGCAGAAATCGAAAAATGTAACGCTGTACTGGCAAAATGTACCCAAACACAGACTTCACTTTTTCGTCCACCATTTGGCGTAACTAATCCTTCGGTGGCGCGCGCAGTCAAACAATTGAAGCCGCTTGTTATTGGTTGGAGCAATCGCTCATTAGATACGGTTATTACAGATGAAGATCGCATCTTTCGTCGGGTTGTTCGTAAGCTGCAAGCGGGAGACATTATATTGTTTCACGATACCTCGGCGCGGACGGTCAATGTGCTGCGCAAGTTTTTGCCTTATCTGAAAGCTGAAGGTTATCGCTGTGTTTCTGTAGATGATTTGTTAAATTTGCATAACCATGAGAAGTAA
- a CDS encoding beta-ketoacyl synthase N-terminal-like domain-containing protein, protein MKNRIYITGMGAITAQGVWRSSFFDEAEVLQQSISRAVQPVYKGLIAPAMIRRMSAGIKMGIYASQQALDDAALAMPDAIITGTGLGCSEDSEKFLRNILDNEEEFLTPTSFIQSTHNTVAAQIALRLGCKGYNFTYVNRSVSFESALLDGMLQLQAAEAENILVGGIDEFSDHTYKLLQLVGHVKQDEQHESVKNSISRGANYAEGSVFFTLSSSKSENAYAELLDVRLKNKLTKEGLQPSIRQFLQENDLEPDQIDALVLGNNGDVEYDTYYGEAAGLFHSTPTIYYKHLVGQYDSVSAFGLTVAANVLKEQAIPSLLQWNDAEVKTTLKTILIYNQLHGQNHSLLLVRAC, encoded by the coding sequence ATGAAAAACAGGATCTATATTACCGGAATGGGCGCAATAACCGCGCAAGGGGTTTGGCGTTCTTCATTTTTTGATGAAGCGGAAGTATTGCAGCAATCCATAAGCCGGGCGGTGCAACCTGTTTATAAAGGATTAATTGCTCCGGCAATGATTCGGCGAATGTCTGCCGGAATTAAAATGGGCATATACGCCAGTCAGCAAGCGCTGGATGATGCCGCATTGGCCATGCCAGATGCTATTATTACGGGCACCGGACTGGGTTGTTCCGAAGATTCGGAGAAATTTTTGCGTAATATCCTGGATAACGAAGAGGAGTTTTTGACGCCTACCTCGTTTATCCAATCTACGCACAATACCGTCGCGGCACAGATAGCGTTGCGATTGGGCTGTAAGGGCTATAATTTTACTTACGTAAACCGATCTGTATCTTTTGAATCTGCTTTGCTCGATGGCATGTTGCAATTGCAAGCAGCCGAAGCGGAAAATATACTTGTAGGCGGGATCGATGAGTTTTCGGATCATACTTACAAGCTTTTGCAACTTGTAGGTCATGTTAAACAAGATGAGCAACACGAATCCGTGAAAAACAGCATTTCTAGAGGCGCAAATTACGCTGAAGGGTCGGTGTTTTTTACATTGTCTTCCAGCAAAAGCGAAAATGCCTACGCCGAGCTGCTAGACGTCCGTTTGAAAAATAAGCTGACAAAGGAAGGTTTACAACCTTCTATACGTCAATTTTTGCAAGAAAACGACCTGGAGCCTGATCAAATAGATGCGCTCGTTTTGGGCAACAATGGCGACGTCGAATATGATACCTATTATGGAGAAGCGGCCGGCCTCTTCCATTCAACTCCCACGATCTATTACAAACACCTTGTTGGGCAATATGATAGCGTTTCAGCATTTGGTCTAACCGTGGCGGCCAATGTGCTGAAAGAACAAGCCATTCCGAGCCTGCTGCAATGGAACGATGCAGAAGTGAAAACGACGCTTAAAACGATATTGATCTATAATCAATTGCATGGTCAAAATCATTCGCTGTTGCTTGTTCGCGCATGCTAA